One Qiania dongpingensis genomic window carries:
- a CDS encoding tetratricopeptide repeat protein: MDKYELSIKEDKIKKHAEKKDYVTAAKIADTIDWRRVKNIKMLTLVSQIYEKVKNYAEAKNVLLIAYERVPVGRRMLYKLTELCVKSGNLDEAEDFFEEFQEIAPNDISKLILAYQIESSRGEPLEKLITILELYRKNEFEEKWAYELAYLYHKAGRSKDCVQLCNEIILWFSVGPYVDKALELKMQYEPLTPSQQEKLVNKKKFEERIKAVEREFEDKYSQETLDSGLLGEEPTLKEEGFKEAAMTEEPEVTEEASVDEEVGITSDVLLQNAQFQDMEADLAQSVRAAAEEMPQAEEAAAQDTKEILAQTKELKNSKPEITQTTEFLNEVSAALAASVFADSDQKIEAEETDPEITEEGADEKIDAEEAETGGQEAAVEEEPGTAEEIPAEDSAEEKDEAEVFAEPEMTGSEENAPDEEISAESESDEVIPEENAVNADSAAAAEDETPEESKYPAEADEKAEEVFETPEEELEEEEIDGNQITCVVVEEEPGEGRIPLAVEKLKKTHEILGVPATQVAKISGAKLSAKGIHNTFIRLAGRDLIVDNAADLTGAAVKELVRELKKPFVSMVLVLVDSPERIDKLLVQNLELDKLCVYLEDEEQMSVDDFVTCVSAYAEEEECIIDEMAGLAVYALAERMRNDGVQLSEQEAKALVDEAIDKAEHRGLKGLFGSKYDKKGYLILKEQYFKNL, from the coding sequence GTGGATAAATATGAATTAAGTATCAAAGAAGATAAGATTAAAAAGCATGCTGAGAAAAAAGATTATGTGACCGCGGCGAAGATTGCGGACACGATTGATTGGCGGCGCGTTAAAAACATAAAAATGCTGACGCTTGTTTCTCAGATCTATGAAAAGGTCAAAAATTATGCCGAGGCGAAAAATGTTCTCCTGATCGCGTATGAACGTGTTCCGGTGGGGCGCCGGATGCTGTATAAATTGACGGAGCTTTGTGTTAAGTCAGGCAATCTGGATGAAGCAGAAGACTTTTTTGAAGAATTCCAGGAAATAGCGCCCAATGATATCAGCAAGCTGATTTTAGCTTATCAGATTGAGTCCTCCAGAGGGGAACCCTTAGAAAAGCTGATCACCATTCTGGAGCTTTACCGTAAAAATGAGTTTGAAGAAAAGTGGGCTTACGAGCTGGCTTACCTATATCATAAAGCAGGCAGGTCTAAGGACTGTGTGCAGCTGTGCAATGAAATCATTTTATGGTTCAGCGTAGGGCCTTATGTGGACAAAGCTCTGGAGTTGAAAATGCAGTATGAGCCGCTTACTCCGTCCCAGCAGGAGAAGCTTGTAAATAAAAAGAAATTTGAAGAACGTATTAAAGCTGTGGAAAGGGAATTCGAAGATAAATACTCACAGGAAACGCTGGATTCCGGCCTTCTGGGGGAGGAGCCTACTTTGAAGGAAGAAGGGTTCAAGGAAGCCGCGATGACGGAGGAACCTGAGGTGACAGAAGAAGCTTCCGTGGATGAGGAAGTGGGAATTACTTCCGATGTGCTTTTGCAGAATGCACAGTTCCAGGATATGGAGGCGGATTTGGCGCAGTCCGTAAGAGCCGCGGCGGAAGAAATGCCTCAGGCTGAGGAAGCAGCTGCACAGGATACAAAGGAAATTCTGGCTCAGACAAAAGAGCTTAAAAACTCAAAGCCGGAAATCACACAGACTACTGAGTTTTTGAATGAGGTTTCCGCAGCACTTGCCGCTTCTGTTTTTGCTGATTCAGATCAAAAGATTGAAGCAGAAGAGACGGATCCGGAGATCACGGAAGAGGGTGCGGATGAGAAGATAGACGCAGAAGAAGCAGAAACCGGCGGCCAAGAGGCCGCTGTGGAAGAAGAGCCTGGGACAGCAGAAGAAATTCCTGCAGAGGACTCTGCCGAAGAGAAAGATGAAGCTGAAGTATTTGCAGAGCCGGAAATGACCGGATCGGAAGAAAACGCACCGGATGAAGAAATCTCGGCTGAGAGCGAGTCAGATGAGGTGATTCCGGAGGAGAATGCTGTCAATGCTGATTCGGCTGCTGCTGCGGAAGATGAGACACCGGAAGAAAGCAAGTATCCGGCAGAGGCGGATGAGAAAGCGGAAGAGGTATTTGAAACGCCGGAAGAAGAGCTAGAAGAAGAGGAAATAGACGGAAATCAGATAACATGCGTAGTTGTGGAGGAGGAGCCAGGAGAGGGCAGGATTCCCCTGGCGGTGGAAAAGCTGAAAAAGACCCATGAAATATTGGGAGTGCCTGCCACTCAAGTAGCTAAGATTTCTGGGGCGAAGCTGAGCGCTAAAGGAATTCATAATACGTTTATCCGTCTGGCCGGAAGAGATTTGATTGTAGATAACGCGGCGGACCTGACGGGGGCCGCGGTCAAAGAGCTTGTCAGAGAATTAAAGAAGCCGTTTGTATCCATGGTACTTGTGCTGGTCGACTCTCCGGAACGGATAGATAAATTATTAGTTCAAAATCTGGAATTAGACAAACTATGTGTTTATCTGGAAGACGAAGAACAGATGAGCGTAGACGATTTTGTGACCTGCGTAAGCGCATACGCGGAAGAGGAAGAATGTATTATCGATGAGATGGCGGGTCTGGCCGTCTATGCGCTGGCGGAACGGATGAGAAATGACGGCGTTCAGCTGTCGGAGCAGGAAGCGAAAGCTTTAGTGGATGAAGCAATCGATAAGGCGGAGCATAGAGGGCTGAAGGGGCTTTTTGGTTCGAAATATGATAAAAAAGGTTATTTGATCTTAAAAGAACAATACTTTAAGAATTTATAA
- a CDS encoding branched-chain amino acid transporter permease, whose amino-acid sequence MISVILTILTVAAVTFLTRLLPFLLFPANKKTPDFVSYAGRVLPYAIIGMLIVYCFKDIQFFAWPFGIPELLASAFVVLIHKWKHNLLFSIGGGTLLYMVLVQAIFV is encoded by the coding sequence ATGATATCCGTGATCCTTACGATCCTTACCGTCGCCGCAGTCACCTTTTTGACCAGGCTGCTTCCTTTCCTCCTGTTTCCTGCCAATAAGAAGACGCCGGATTTTGTTTCTTATGCAGGCCGCGTTCTGCCCTACGCCATCATCGGCATGCTGATCGTCTACTGCTTCAAGGACATCCAATTTTTCGCATGGCCCTTCGGCATACCGGAGCTATTGGCCAGCGCCTTTGTCGTCTTGATACATAAATGGAAGCATAACCTTCTCTTCAGCATCGGCGGCGGGACTCTTTTATACATGGTTCTTGTACAGGCTATATTTGTCTAG
- a CDS encoding AzlC family ABC transporter permease, with product MIKKAFRAAFPLTLPVFMGYLFLGIAFGVLLSSEGFHVGWAIFMSVIIYAGSMQFVAIELLTLPFNFLSTLFITLMVNARHLFYGLSMLDKFKDSGKLKPYMIFSLTDETFSLLCSANPPDGVSKKWFFFFIAALNHFYWILGGVIGNVAGNLIPFNSEGIDFAMTALFIVIFVDQWENSKNHLPAVLGIVITVACRLLFGTSWFIPAAMVCLLFSLTMLRRRESA from the coding sequence ATGATAAAAAAAGCGTTCCGGGCGGCGTTTCCTTTAACGCTGCCTGTTTTCATGGGTTATTTGTTTCTGGGCATCGCTTTCGGCGTTCTTCTGAGCAGCGAGGGCTTTCATGTAGGATGGGCTATTTTCATGAGCGTGATCATTTATGCCGGCTCTATGCAGTTCGTTGCCATAGAGCTTCTAACGCTTCCTTTTAATTTTTTGTCCACGCTTTTCATTACACTTATGGTCAATGCCCGGCATTTATTCTATGGTCTTTCCATGCTGGATAAATTTAAAGATTCCGGTAAGCTGAAGCCCTACATGATCTTTTCACTTACGGATGAGACATTTTCACTCCTCTGTTCGGCCAATCCGCCGGACGGAGTCAGCAAAAAATGGTTTTTCTTTTTCATTGCAGCCCTGAATCATTTTTATTGGATTCTAGGCGGCGTGATTGGAAATGTGGCCGGAAACCTGATCCCCTTTAATTCCGAAGGAATCGATTTCGCTATGACCGCCCTTTTCATTGTAATATTTGTAGACCAATGGGAAAACAGCAAAAATCATCTGCCGGCCGTCCTGGGAATCGTCATTACCGTTGCCTGCAGGCTGCTTTTCGGCACCAGCTGGTTTATACCCGCAGCTATGGTCTGTCTGCTCTTTTCTTTAACTATGCTCAGAAGGAGGGAATCCGCATGA
- a CDS encoding Cof-type HAD-IIB family hydrolase: MSIRLIALDLDGTLLTTDKRLTKRTLDVLTRASARGIHIVPATGRSVTGLAPEVRDLPFVRYAITVNGAVVWDLKEQRAISKKVFSRDQAEEVWDFISGYHTMQDACIDGIARMEPEYYRHIEDFMPDESRSFLIRSTRVPTKGMRSYVVDSRNSVEKFNLFFKQERECSRIEAREALKRFSYLTVTSSIGNNLEINHMEATKGSGLSALADYLCLERDQVMAFGDGENDISMLKAAGMGVAMENASSIVKDSADTVTLSNDEDGVALAIEKFVL; the protein is encoded by the coding sequence ATGAGTATTCGGCTGATTGCGTTGGATCTGGACGGGACACTGCTGACCACGGACAAGCGGCTGACAAAGCGTACTTTGGATGTGCTCACCAGGGCCTCGGCCAGGGGGATTCATATTGTACCAGCTACGGGACGAAGCGTGACAGGTCTCGCACCGGAGGTGCGGGACCTGCCGTTTGTTCGTTATGCCATAACTGTGAATGGAGCCGTGGTATGGGATTTAAAGGAACAGAGAGCGATTTCCAAGAAGGTTTTTTCGAGGGACCAGGCGGAAGAAGTATGGGATTTTATCTCCGGCTATCATACCATGCAGGATGCCTGTATAGACGGCATTGCAAGGATGGAGCCTGAATATTACCGGCATATAGAGGATTTCATGCCAGATGAATCCAGAAGCTTTTTGATTCGCTCCACCAGAGTCCCTACAAAGGGAATGCGCTCCTATGTGGTGGATTCACGAAACAGCGTTGAAAAATTTAACCTGTTCTTTAAACAAGAAAGAGAATGCAGCCGCATAGAGGCGAGAGAAGCGCTGAAACGTTTTTCTTATCTGACGGTGACGTCCTCCATTGGCAATAATCTTGAAATTAATCACATGGAGGCTACAAAGGGCAGCGGATTGTCTGCGTTGGCGGATTACCTGTGCCTGGAAAGAGATCAGGTGATGGCCTTTGGCGACGGTGAAAATGATATTTCTATGTTGAAAGCGGCCGGAATGGGGGTGGCTATGGAAAACGCCTCTTCCATAGTAAAGGATTCGGCGGACACGGTCACTTTGTCCAATGATGAAGATGGGGTGGCCCTGGCCATTGAAAAGTTTGTCTTATAA
- the recR gene encoding recombination mediator RecR encodes MDYYSSKITALIEELSRLPGIGAKSAQRLAFHIINMPEERVKRLAEVLVEAKQGVRYCRECFTLTDNELCPICASDKRDHGTIMVVESTRDLAAYEKTGRYDGVYHVLHGAISPALGIGPADIRLKELMTRLQGDISEVIIATNSSLEGETTAMYLSKLIKPTGIKVTRIASGVPVGGDLEYIDEVTLLRALEGRTEL; translated from the coding sequence ATGGATTATTACAGCAGTAAGATCACAGCGTTAATAGAAGAGCTGTCCAGGCTGCCCGGCATAGGAGCCAAGTCTGCCCAGCGTCTCGCGTTTCATATTATAAACATGCCAGAAGAGCGGGTGAAGCGTCTGGCGGAGGTTTTGGTAGAAGCGAAACAGGGAGTACGGTACTGCCGTGAGTGCTTTACGCTGACGGATAATGAGCTGTGCCCCATTTGCGCCAGCGATAAACGGGATCATGGCACTATAATGGTAGTAGAGAGCACCAGGGATCTGGCGGCGTATGAAAAGACCGGGCGTTACGACGGTGTATATCATGTGCTGCATGGAGCGATATCTCCGGCATTGGGAATCGGTCCGGCGGATATCCGGCTGAAAGAGCTGATGACCAGGCTCCAGGGAGATATATCAGAGGTGATCATTGCCACGAATTCAAGCTTGGAAGGGGAGACGACAGCCATGTATTTAAGTAAGCTGATCAAGCCGACGGGCATTAAGGTGACCAGGATAGCGAGCGGAGTGCCGGTGGGCGGCGACCTGGAGTATATCGATGAAGTGACCCTGCTCCGAGCGCTGGAGGGGAGGACGGAACTGTGA
- a CDS encoding YbaB/EbfC family nucleoid-associated protein, whose product MAKRGGFPGGMPGNMNNLMKQAQRMQRQMEDAQKEFETKEFTASAGGGAVEVTVSGKKEITSVKLAEEVVDPEDIEMLQDLIMAATNEALRQMEEASSANMSGLAGGLGGGFPF is encoded by the coding sequence ATGGCAAAACGTGGAGGATTTCCGGGCGGCATGCCTGGAAATATGAACAATCTGATGAAGCAGGCACAGAGAATGCAGAGACAGATGGAAGATGCGCAGAAGGAATTTGAGACGAAAGAGTTTACCGCGTCTGCTGGAGGCGGAGCGGTAGAGGTGACCGTATCCGGCAAAAAGGAGATCACGTCCGTGAAGCTGGCGGAAGAAGTGGTGGATCCGGAAGATATTGAGATGCTTCAGGATCTGATTATGGCAGCTACCAATGAAGCGCTCCGGCAGATGGAAGAGGCTTCTTCGGCGAATATGTCCGGCCTGGCAGGCGGACTCGGCGGAGGCTTCCCCTTCTGA